A window of the Labeo rohita strain BAU-BD-2019 chromosome 1, IGBB_LRoh.1.0, whole genome shotgun sequence genome harbors these coding sequences:
- the wbp1lb gene encoding WW domain binding protein 1-like b isoform X2, which translates to MGLFLYIAGSANPTEATVYEVLHCEGVNNKSYVCETGHCCGESQCCSYYYELWWFWLVWAIIFILSCCCVCHHRRTKHRLQQQQRQHEINLIAYREVHNQTSLPFYFRFLPNYLLPEYEEAVHRPATPPPPYSALNVGPPTYTGPLTTDQQDAHCTPRQTTPVPPASDTLSSRPNLEEIHTSNGYHQKEDSKGEIELERGRSAQSALPIEQPTSTDKQNECRKELLRNVAMPDEKERVLGRHRRFTGDSGIEVCVCGRGLESHEPKEFEGLLSEEDQEDAEDFCEECGLRSYEEENQGLLSPENRLERGASPSPQSQPQPVCLYVHTVNEQEGPQHSNTES; encoded by the exons ATGGGCTTGTTTTTATATATCGCTGGATCTGCCAACCCCACCGAGGCCACTGTCTATGAG GTACTTCACTGTGAGGGTGTGAATAATAAAAGCTACGTGTGTGAGACGGGACACTGTTGTGGAGAGTCCCAGTGCTGTAGCTACTACTATGAACTCTGGT ggttctggCTGGTGTGGGCCATCATCTTCATCCTGAGCTGCTGCTGTGTTTGTCATCATCGTCGCACCAAACACAGACTGCAGCAACAACAGCGACAGCATGAGATCAACCTCATTGCCTACAGAGAGGTTCACAACCAAACCTCACTGCCCTTCTACTTCA GATTCCTACCCAACTATCTCCTTCCAGAATATGAGGAGGCGGTGCATCGGCCTGCTACGCCCCCTCCTCCATATAGTGCCTTAAATGTCGGCCCTCCAACCTACACGGGCCCTTTAACCACTGACCAACAGGATGCGCACTGCACACCCAGACAGACCACACCAGTGCCCCCTGCATCTGACACGCTCTCTTCCAGACCCAACCTAGAGGAGATCCACACCTCTAACGGGTACCACCAGAAAGAAGACAGCAAAGGCGAAATCGAGTTAGAGCGGGGCAGATCCGCACAGAGCGCTCTGCCCATAGAGCAACCTACCAGCACGGACAAACAGAACGAGTGCAGGAAGGAGCTGCTCAGGAACGTGGCGATGCCTGACGAGAAAGAGAGGGTTCTGGGCAGGCACCGCAGATTTACGGGGGACTCTGGGATtgaggtgtgtgtttgtggacgAGGCTTGGAGAGCCATGAGCCTAAAGAATTCGAGGGGCTTTTGAGCGAGGAGGACCAAGAGGACGCAGAGGATTTCTGTGAGGAATGTGGTCTTCGTTCTTACGAAGAAGAAAATCAGGGACTTTTGTCCCCAGAAAACAGGCTGGAGCGTGGTGCATCACCTTCACCCCAATCCCAACCTCAACCTGTTTGCCTCTATGTACATACTGTTAATGAACAAGAGGGTCCACAACATAGTAACACAGAATCGTAA
- the wbp1lb gene encoding WW domain binding protein 1-like b isoform X1 has protein sequence MGLFLYIAGSANPTEATVYEQVLHCEGVNNKSYVCETGHCCGESQCCSYYYELWWFWLVWAIIFILSCCCVCHHRRTKHRLQQQQRQHEINLIAYREVHNQTSLPFYFRFLPNYLLPEYEEAVHRPATPPPPYSALNVGPPTYTGPLTTDQQDAHCTPRQTTPVPPASDTLSSRPNLEEIHTSNGYHQKEDSKGEIELERGRSAQSALPIEQPTSTDKQNECRKELLRNVAMPDEKERVLGRHRRFTGDSGIEVCVCGRGLESHEPKEFEGLLSEEDQEDAEDFCEECGLRSYEEENQGLLSPENRLERGASPSPQSQPQPVCLYVHTVNEQEGPQHSNTES, from the exons ATGGGCTTGTTTTTATATATCGCTGGATCTGCCAACCCCACCGAGGCCACTGTCTATGAG CAGGTACTTCACTGTGAGGGTGTGAATAATAAAAGCTACGTGTGTGAGACGGGACACTGTTGTGGAGAGTCCCAGTGCTGTAGCTACTACTATGAACTCTGGT ggttctggCTGGTGTGGGCCATCATCTTCATCCTGAGCTGCTGCTGTGTTTGTCATCATCGTCGCACCAAACACAGACTGCAGCAACAACAGCGACAGCATGAGATCAACCTCATTGCCTACAGAGAGGTTCACAACCAAACCTCACTGCCCTTCTACTTCA GATTCCTACCCAACTATCTCCTTCCAGAATATGAGGAGGCGGTGCATCGGCCTGCTACGCCCCCTCCTCCATATAGTGCCTTAAATGTCGGCCCTCCAACCTACACGGGCCCTTTAACCACTGACCAACAGGATGCGCACTGCACACCCAGACAGACCACACCAGTGCCCCCTGCATCTGACACGCTCTCTTCCAGACCCAACCTAGAGGAGATCCACACCTCTAACGGGTACCACCAGAAAGAAGACAGCAAAGGCGAAATCGAGTTAGAGCGGGGCAGATCCGCACAGAGCGCTCTGCCCATAGAGCAACCTACCAGCACGGACAAACAGAACGAGTGCAGGAAGGAGCTGCTCAGGAACGTGGCGATGCCTGACGAGAAAGAGAGGGTTCTGGGCAGGCACCGCAGATTTACGGGGGACTCTGGGATtgaggtgtgtgtttgtggacgAGGCTTGGAGAGCCATGAGCCTAAAGAATTCGAGGGGCTTTTGAGCGAGGAGGACCAAGAGGACGCAGAGGATTTCTGTGAGGAATGTGGTCTTCGTTCTTACGAAGAAGAAAATCAGGGACTTTTGTCCCCAGAAAACAGGCTGGAGCGTGGTGCATCACCTTCACCCCAATCCCAACCTCAACCTGTTTGCCTCTATGTACATACTGTTAATGAACAAGAGGGTCCACAACATAGTAACACAGAATCGTAA
- the poll gene encoding DNA polymerase lambda encodes MEGHGILKAFPKVKRPRANDQKDAPPLKKTPAESITGSVFQGVTIYIVPTGIGKARCDIFHRQITQNGGQVVSTFSPSCTHIVVDDSVDCKRALRLLKVERLPSAVHLVKCTWLSTCISEKSLLDPEDYSLLPPESPTVAHAEESNETAASLVPDVAAAAVAQDPLKILENQENPQETLTETVPEIQEEHHEEDGVSQNDLEALISGIQPSESTPSQSLAENPVLSGKWVCSQPSTTKGENHNKHITDKLEPLAKAYTHTGDKWRALGYSKAINALKSYHKPITSYEEACKIPGIGKRMADKIMEIMESGHLRKLDHIGEEVPVLEMFTNIWGAGAKTAQMWYQQGFRTLEDIRTKAVLNHTLRIGLKHYDDLLERMPRSEANAIERTVKEAAHSVDAQLVVMACGSYRRGKSTCGDVDVLITHPDGQSHKGVFNKVLHLLHQSGFLTDDLVSHEENGEQKKYMGICRLPGPSQLCRRLDIIVVPYAEFACSLLYFTGSAHFNRSMRALAKTKHMSLSEHSLNCAVVRQRGVKLVAGTPLHTPTEKDVFDQLGIPYREPHERDW; translated from the exons ATGGAGGGTCATGGCATCCTGAAAGCCTTCCCCAAAGTAAAGAGACCCAGGGCTAATGATCAAAAGGACGCGCCTCCCCTCAAGAAAACGCCTGCTGAATCAATAACAG gTTCTGTTTTCCAAGGAGTCACAATATACATAGTTCCAACTGGTATAGGGAAAGCCAGGTGTGATATATTCCATCGGCAGATCACCCAGAATGGAGGGCAGGTAGTTTCCACATTCTCTCCCAGCTGCACACACATCGTGGTTGATGATTCAGTTGATTGTAAGAGAGCTTTGAGACTTCTGAAAGTAGAAAGACTGCCCTCTGCTGTTCATCTGGTCAAATGCACTTGGTTGAGTACCTGCATCAGTGAGAAAAGCTTACTAGACCCTGAAGACTACAGCCTTCTTCCTCCAGAAAG TCCCACAGTTGCTCACGCTGAGGAGTCAAATGAGACAGCAGCCAGCCTAGTTCCAGAtgtagcagcagcagcagtagcaCAAGATCCTTTGAAAATCCTTGAAAATCAAGAAAATCCTCAAGAAACTCTCACAGAGACG GTGCCAGAGATTCAGGAGGAGCACCATGAGGAAGATGGTGTATCTCAGAATGATCTGGAGGCCTTGATCAGTGGCATTCAACCATCTGAGAGCACACCGAGCCAGAGTTTGGCAGAGAATCCAGTTTTGTCTGGGAAGTGGGTCTGTTCCCAACCATCCACAACTAAAGGGGAGAACCATAACAAACACATTACTGACAAACTGGAGCCGCTGGCCAAAGCCTATACGCACACAGGCGATAAATGGAGAGCTCTGGGCTACTCTAAAGCAATCAATGCCCTTAAGAGCTACCACAAGCCTATCACTTCATATGAG GAAGCATGTAAGATCCCCGGCATTGGTAAACGCATGGCAGACAAGATCATGGAAATCATGGAAAGTGGGCACTTGCGTAAACTAGATCACATTGGGGAGGAGGTGCCTGTTCTTGAAATGTTCACTAACATCTGGGGTGCTGGAGCCAAGACTGCGCAGATGTGGTATCAGCAG GGATTTCGCACATTGGAGGATATTCGCACTAAGGCGGTTTTGAATCACACTCTAAGGATCGGACTAAAACACTACGATGACCTCCTTGAGCGGATGCCGAGAAGTGAAGCAAATGCCATCGAGAGAACG GTGAAAGAGGCAGCTCACAGTGTGGACGCACAGCTGGTGGTTATGGCGTGTGGTTCGTACCGCAGGGGGAAGAGCACATGTGGAGATGTGGACGTTCTCATCACTCACCCTGATGGACAATCGCACAAGGGTGTTTTTAACAAAGTGTTGCACCTCCTCCATCAGAGTG GTTTCCTGACAGATGACCTTGTTAGCCATGAGGAGAacggtgagcagaagaaatacATGGGCATCTGCCGGCTTCCAGGCCCTTCACAGCTCTGCAGGCGCCTAGATATCATTGTAGTGCCCTATGCTGAATTTGCATGTTCTCTTCTGTACTTCACTGGCTCCGCCCACTTCAACCGCTCAATGAGGGCATTGGCTAAGACCAAACACATGAGCCTATCAGAGCACTCACTGAACTGTGCTGTGGTTCGGCAGCGTGGTGTGAAGCTGGTGGCGGGAACTCCTTTACACACACCGACGGAAAAGGATGTCTTCGATCAGCTCGGCATACCGTACAGAGAACCGCATGAACGAGACTGGTGA